In Carya illinoinensis cultivar Pawnee chromosome 9, C.illinoinensisPawnee_v1, whole genome shotgun sequence, the following are encoded in one genomic region:
- the LOC122275624 gene encoding probable acetyltransferase TAP2 isoform X2, with amino-acid sequence MLTRNAAPPSSPLLFPHNLNYGLDRGRRKHESLRLRAGFWESIKSGFLKNNTTQVIETPSAPQEEEEPLPQEFVLTEKTEPNGAVEQIIFSSGGDVDVYDLQALCDKVGWPRRPLSKLAAALKNSYMVATLHSIKKSPGSEGSDQKKLIGMARATSDHAFNATIWDVLVDPSYQGQGLGKALVEMLIRALLQRDIGNITLFADSQVVEFYQNLGFEPDPEGIKGMFWYPKY; translated from the exons ATGCTAACCCGCAACGCAGCTCCTCCCTCCTCTCC GTTATTGTTTCCTCACAACCTAAACTATGGCCTTGACCGAG GACGAAGGAAGCATGAGAGTTTACGACTCAGGGCTGGCTTTTGGGAGTCCATTAAATCTGG CTTTTTAAAGAACAATACCACACAAGTCATTGAAACGCCCTCTGCACCCCAGGAAGAGGAGGAACCTTTGCCTCAAGAGTTTGTTCTTACTGAGAAGACTGAACCGAATGGGGCAGTGGAACAAATAATATTCTCCTCAGGTGGAGATGTTGATGTGTATGATCTTCAAGCCCTATGCGATAAG GTGGGCTGGCCTCGGAGACCACTGTCAAAATTAGCTGCAGCTTTGAAAAACAGCTACATGGTAGCCACACTGCATTCTATTAAGAAATCACCTGGATCAG AAGGGAGTGACCAAAAGAAGCTAATTGGCATGGCTCGTGCCACATCAGATCATGCCTTCAACGCTACAATTTGGGATGTCCTCGTTGATCCAAGCTACCAG GGACAAGGTCTTGGTAAGGCCCTTGTTGAAATGCTAATAAGAGCTCTTCTGCAGAGGGATATTGGAAATATAACACTCTTTGCCGATAGTCAAG TTGTGGAGTTCTATCAGAATTTAGGTTTTGAACCTGATCCAGAGGGCATCAAAGGTATGTTTTGGTACCCGAAGTAttaa
- the LOC122275624 gene encoding probable acetyltransferase TAP2 isoform X3 → MLTRNAAPPSSPCPLVSFDFHCQMSDRLLFPHNLNYGLDRGRRKHESLRLRAGFWESIKSGFLKNNTTQVIETPSAPQEEEEPLPQEFVLTEKTEPNGAVEQIIFSSGGDVDVYDLQALCDKVGWPRRPLSKLAAALKNSYMVATLHSIKKSPGSEGSDQKKLIGMARATSDHAFNATIWDVLVDPSYQLWSSIRI, encoded by the exons ATGCTAACCCGCAACGCAGCTCCTCCCTCCTCTCC GTGCCCACTTGTTTCATTTGATTTCCATTGTCAAATGTCTGATAGGTTATTGTTTCCTCACAACCTAAACTATGGCCTTGACCGAG GACGAAGGAAGCATGAGAGTTTACGACTCAGGGCTGGCTTTTGGGAGTCCATTAAATCTGG CTTTTTAAAGAACAATACCACACAAGTCATTGAAACGCCCTCTGCACCCCAGGAAGAGGAGGAACCTTTGCCTCAAGAGTTTGTTCTTACTGAGAAGACTGAACCGAATGGGGCAGTGGAACAAATAATATTCTCCTCAGGTGGAGATGTTGATGTGTATGATCTTCAAGCCCTATGCGATAAG GTGGGCTGGCCTCGGAGACCACTGTCAAAATTAGCTGCAGCTTTGAAAAACAGCTACATGGTAGCCACACTGCATTCTATTAAGAAATCACCTGGATCAG AAGGGAGTGACCAAAAGAAGCTAATTGGCATGGCTCGTGCCACATCAGATCATGCCTTCAACGCTACAATTTGGGATGTCCTCGTTGATCCAAGCTACCAG TTGTGGAGTTCTATCAGAATTTAG
- the LOC122275624 gene encoding histone acetyltransferase TAP1 isoform X1, with translation MLTRNAAPPSSPCPLVSFDFHCQMSDRLLFPHNLNYGLDRGRRKHESLRLRAGFWESIKSGFLKNNTTQVIETPSAPQEEEEPLPQEFVLTEKTEPNGAVEQIIFSSGGDVDVYDLQALCDKVGWPRRPLSKLAAALKNSYMVATLHSIKKSPGSEGSDQKKLIGMARATSDHAFNATIWDVLVDPSYQGQGLGKALVEMLIRALLQRDIGNITLFADSQVVEFYQNLGFEPDPEGIKGMFWYPKY, from the exons ATGCTAACCCGCAACGCAGCTCCTCCCTCCTCTCC GTGCCCACTTGTTTCATTTGATTTCCATTGTCAAATGTCTGATAGGTTATTGTTTCCTCACAACCTAAACTATGGCCTTGACCGAG GACGAAGGAAGCATGAGAGTTTACGACTCAGGGCTGGCTTTTGGGAGTCCATTAAATCTGG CTTTTTAAAGAACAATACCACACAAGTCATTGAAACGCCCTCTGCACCCCAGGAAGAGGAGGAACCTTTGCCTCAAGAGTTTGTTCTTACTGAGAAGACTGAACCGAATGGGGCAGTGGAACAAATAATATTCTCCTCAGGTGGAGATGTTGATGTGTATGATCTTCAAGCCCTATGCGATAAG GTGGGCTGGCCTCGGAGACCACTGTCAAAATTAGCTGCAGCTTTGAAAAACAGCTACATGGTAGCCACACTGCATTCTATTAAGAAATCACCTGGATCAG AAGGGAGTGACCAAAAGAAGCTAATTGGCATGGCTCGTGCCACATCAGATCATGCCTTCAACGCTACAATTTGGGATGTCCTCGTTGATCCAAGCTACCAG GGACAAGGTCTTGGTAAGGCCCTTGTTGAAATGCTAATAAGAGCTCTTCTGCAGAGGGATATTGGAAATATAACACTCTTTGCCGATAGTCAAG TTGTGGAGTTCTATCAGAATTTAGGTTTTGAACCTGATCCAGAGGGCATCAAAGGTATGTTTTGGTACCCGAAGTAttaa
- the LOC122275622 gene encoding protein RETICULATA-RELATED 3, chloroplastic-like, producing the protein MVVGMAQLQLRYSASSIPRQYQYCRNVSDDHRFGATSISFPFSSSSSQNCSLHPIHKNLSKPYILGGKSELPFAGGGDRNNGVGHGGGGGDHGGSSGDGNDFGDPSSSSGAGFGILGLFLNGWRSRVAADPQFPFKVLMEELVGVTACVLGDMASRPNFGLNELDFVFSTLVVGSILNFTLMYLLAPTLSASSANLPSIFASCPTSHMFEPGAYTVFNRFGTFVYKGVVFAAVGFAAGLVGTALSNALISLRKKMDPNFETPNKAPPTLLNALTWAAHMGISSNFRYQTLNGIEFVLAKGLPPLAFKSSVVVLRCLNNVLGGMSFVILARMTGSQSVGEAKPVAGEVGSVPEKEKLIDGAEHIQSNPSTCK; encoded by the coding sequence ATGGTGGTGGGCATGGCGCAGCTTCAGCTTCGTTACTCTGCTTCTTCTATTCCCAGGCAATACCAATACTGCCGCAACGTCTCCGATGATCATCGCTTTGGTGCtacttctatttcttttccattttcttcttcGTCATCTCAAAACTGCTCCCTTCATCCGATCCACAAGAATCTCTCCAAACCCTACATCTTGGGTGGGAAATCCGAGCTTCCCTTCGCCGGAGGCGGAGATCGCAACAATGGGGTTGGACACGGCGGCGGAGGCGGCGATCATGGAGGCTCCAGTGGAGATGGGAATGATTTCGGAGATCCATCATCATCTTCTGGGGCTGGTTTTGGGATTCTGGGTCTTTTTCTAAACGGATGGAGATCCAGGGTTGCAGCCGATCCCCAGTTCCCTTTTAAGGTTCTCATGGAGGAATTGGTGGGAGTCACCGCTTGTGTTCTCGGGGACATGGCATCCCGTCCCAACTTTGGTCTCAACGAGCTTGACTTTGTTTTCTCCACGCTCGTTGTCGGATCCATATTGAACTTCACTCTTATGTATCTTTTGGCACCAACCCTGTCTGCATCGTCCGCTAATCTCCCTTCCATCTTTGCCAGTTGTCCCACGAGCCATATGTTTGAACCGGGTGCCTATACCGTTTTCAATCGGTTTGGGACGTTTGTGTACAAAGGTGTAGTCTTTGCTGCGGTTGGGTTCGCCGCGGGGCTTGTGGGGACTGCCCTCTCAAACGCGTTGATCAGTCTAAGGAAGAAGATGGACCCCAATTTCGAGACTCCAAACAAGGCTCCTCCGACGCTTTTAAATGCACTCACTTGGGCCGCTCACATGGGTATTAGTAGCAACTTCAGGTACCAAACTTTGAATGGGATCGAGTTTGTGCTGGCTAAGGGGCTGCCTCCTTTGGCGTTCAAGTCCTCGGTGGTGGTTCTCAGATGCTTAAACAATGTTCTTGGAGGTATGTCATTTGTGATTCTGGCCAGGATGACGGGGTCACAGAGCGTTGGGGAAGCAAAGCCGGTTGCAGGAGAGGTTGGGTCCGTCCCAGAGAAGGAGAAGTTGATTGATGGGGCCGAGCATATCCAGAGCAATCCGTCGACTTGCAAGTGA